A section of the Agrococcus sp. SGAir0287 genome encodes:
- a CDS encoding transketolase family protein, translating to MSTTAAPKLKTSAMIASFADPGQKTAPAPFGHALARAAEQDERIVGLTADLGKYTDMHIFAQAHPDRYFQMGMSEQLLFGAAAGMAEAGLTPFASTYSVFAARRAYDFICLDIAEPNLNVNVVGGLPGLTTGYGPSHQATEDMAIFRGMPNLTIVDPCDSIDIEQAVPQLAASDGPTYLRLLRGKVPTVLDEYDYAFELGKAKVLRGGADVVLVSSGLMTMRALQAAELLAAHKVDVAVVHAPTIKPLDVDTIVAELDTPRLAVTLENHSVVGGLFESVASALVRRGVTRRVVPVGLPDAFLDAGALPTLHDRYGLSKEKVVETVLAELG from the coding sequence ATGAGCACCACGGCAGCGCCCAAGCTGAAGACGAGCGCGATGATCGCGTCGTTCGCGGATCCCGGCCAGAAGACGGCGCCCGCGCCGTTCGGCCACGCGCTCGCGAGGGCCGCGGAGCAGGACGAGCGCATCGTCGGCCTCACCGCCGACCTCGGCAAGTACACCGACATGCACATCTTCGCCCAGGCGCATCCGGACCGGTACTTCCAGATGGGCATGAGCGAGCAGCTGCTCTTCGGCGCCGCCGCGGGCATGGCGGAGGCTGGGCTCACTCCCTTCGCGTCCACCTACTCGGTGTTCGCCGCGCGTCGTGCGTACGACTTCATCTGCCTCGACATCGCCGAGCCGAACCTCAACGTCAACGTCGTCGGCGGCCTCCCCGGCCTCACGACCGGGTACGGTCCGAGCCACCAGGCGACGGAGGACATGGCGATCTTCCGCGGCATGCCGAACCTCACGATCGTCGACCCGTGCGACTCGATCGACATCGAGCAGGCCGTGCCGCAGCTCGCCGCCTCCGACGGCCCCACCTACTTGCGCCTGCTGCGCGGCAAGGTGCCGACGGTGCTCGACGAGTACGACTACGCGTTCGAGCTCGGCAAGGCCAAGGTGCTGCGCGGCGGCGCCGACGTCGTGCTCGTCTCGTCGGGCCTCATGACGATGCGGGCGCTGCAGGCGGCAGAGCTGCTCGCGGCGCACAAGGTCGACGTGGCCGTCGTGCACGCGCCGACGATCAAGCCGCTCGACGTCGACACGATCGTCGCGGAGCTCGACACCCCCCGCCTCGCGGTGACGCTCGAGAACCACTCGGTCGTCGGCGGGCTCTTCGAGTCGGTCGCCTCGGCGCTCGTGCGCCGCGGCGTCACGCGGCGCGTCGTGCCCGTGGGCCTGCCGGACGCATTCCTCGACGCCGGCGCCCTGCCGACGCTGCACGACCGCTACGGTCTGTCGAAGGAGAAGGTCGTCGAGACGGTGCTCGCCGAGCTCGGCTGA
- a CDS encoding MFS transporter has product MSAPTVSGATPKKDNAVKVSLASMIGTVVESYDFFIYATAAATYFGTVFFATDDPIVGALYSFATLAIGFLFRPIGGYLAGHFGDRIGRKRVLIWSLVVMGVVTTLIGVLPTFATIGIAAPIMLIVLRIIQGVAYGAEWGGAVLMAVEHAPERRRGFFGALPQIGIPGGLLLANGVILATSGLPGDWAWRVPFLLASVMVIIGLFIRLKVAESPAFEAVKEQGEVLKAPALEAIKQDWRSILRVIGLRLAETGGYYVTTSFVVSYVGLAAITDSRNVLVGTLVGSAIGLVSHLAYGAWSDRIGRKKVYLIGSIFTIAFGIPMFLLINTGSLVMIVVAVALSLVLSHDPIFAVESSWFSELFPANRRTSGISLGYNGAAIVAGFLPFIATAVYGAVGWMGPALLFTLLGVISTAVAITARETAPAIVGTAKAEQPILEGVR; this is encoded by the coding sequence ATGTCCGCACCCACCGTCTCCGGCGCGACGCCGAAGAAGGACAACGCCGTGAAGGTGTCGCTCGCCTCGATGATCGGCACGGTCGTCGAGTCGTACGACTTCTTCATCTACGCGACGGCCGCCGCCACCTACTTCGGCACGGTCTTCTTCGCCACCGACGACCCCATCGTCGGCGCGCTGTACTCGTTCGCGACGCTCGCGATCGGCTTCCTCTTCCGCCCCATCGGCGGCTACCTCGCCGGCCACTTCGGCGACCGCATCGGCCGCAAGCGCGTGCTCATCTGGTCGCTCGTCGTCATGGGCGTCGTCACGACCCTCATCGGCGTGCTGCCGACGTTCGCGACCATCGGCATCGCCGCGCCGATCATGCTCATCGTGCTGCGCATCATCCAGGGCGTCGCCTACGGCGCCGAGTGGGGTGGCGCCGTGCTCATGGCCGTCGAGCACGCGCCCGAGCGTCGTCGTGGCTTCTTCGGCGCGCTGCCGCAGATCGGCATCCCCGGCGGCCTCCTGCTCGCCAACGGCGTCATCCTCGCCACGTCGGGCCTCCCGGGCGACTGGGCATGGCGCGTGCCCTTCCTCCTCGCCTCGGTCATGGTCATCATCGGCCTCTTCATCCGCCTCAAGGTCGCCGAGAGCCCCGCGTTCGAGGCCGTCAAGGAGCAGGGCGAGGTGCTGAAGGCGCCCGCGCTCGAGGCCATCAAGCAGGACTGGCGCTCGATCCTGCGCGTCATCGGACTGCGCCTCGCCGAGACCGGCGGCTACTACGTCACGACGTCGTTCGTCGTCTCCTACGTCGGCCTCGCGGCCATCACCGACTCGCGCAACGTGCTCGTCGGCACGCTCGTCGGCTCGGCCATCGGCCTCGTGAGCCACCTCGCGTACGGCGCATGGAGCGACCGCATCGGCCGCAAGAAGGTCTACCTCATCGGCTCGATCTTCACGATCGCGTTCGGCATCCCGATGTTCCTGCTCATCAACACCGGCTCGCTCGTCATGATCGTCGTCGCCGTCGCGCTGTCGCTCGTGCTGAGCCACGACCCGATCTTCGCCGTCGAGTCGAGCTGGTTCTCGGAGCTGTTCCCCGCGAATCGCCGCACGTCGGGCATCTCGCTCGGCTACAACGGCGCCGCGATCGTCGCCGGCTTCCTGCCCTTCATCGCCACGGCCGTCTACGGCGCCGTCGGATGGATGGGCCCGGCTCTGCTGTTCACGCTGCTCGGCGTCATCTCGACGGCCGTCGCCATCACGGCGCGCGAGACCGCGCCCGCGATCGTCGGTACCGCGAAGGCCGAGCAGCCCATCCTGGAGGGAGTCCGATGA
- a CDS encoding transketolase, whose translation MTTVAPATTRAERLARLAEHAFNVRMHALHMGEVQGQGYVGQALGAADMLTVAYMDQLRYDVADEHWEGRDRFLLSTGHYAIGLYAALAEAGIVPLEELETYGSDDSRLPMSGMASYTPGMEISGGSLGHGLTVAVGMALGLRHRGLVEQRVVNFLSDGELDEGSTWEAAMGAAHHRLGNLLALVDMNALQADGPAQGVLRTEPVLEKWQAFGWHAIRVDGNDLGALVDAFDEARSVAQPEGQPQVIICDTKVGSGVELLEQREKAHFMRIEEHEWAICREQLTARYEAAKEAAR comes from the coding sequence ATGACCACCGTCGCACCCGCGACCACCCGGGCCGAGCGCCTCGCGCGGCTCGCCGAGCACGCCTTCAACGTGCGGATGCACGCGCTGCACATGGGCGAGGTGCAGGGCCAGGGCTACGTCGGCCAGGCGCTCGGCGCCGCCGACATGCTCACGGTCGCCTACATGGACCAGCTGCGCTACGACGTCGCCGACGAGCACTGGGAGGGGCGCGACCGCTTCCTGCTCTCGACCGGCCACTACGCGATCGGCCTCTACGCGGCGCTCGCCGAGGCGGGCATCGTTCCGCTGGAGGAGCTCGAGACGTACGGCTCCGACGACTCGCGTCTGCCGATGTCGGGCATGGCGTCGTACACGCCCGGCATGGAGATCTCGGGCGGCTCGCTCGGCCACGGCCTCACGGTCGCGGTCGGCATGGCGCTCGGCCTGCGCCACCGCGGGCTCGTCGAGCAGCGCGTCGTGAACTTCCTCTCCGACGGCGAGCTCGACGAGGGCTCGACGTGGGAGGCCGCGATGGGCGCCGCCCACCACCGCCTCGGCAACCTCCTCGCGCTCGTCGACATGAACGCGCTGCAGGCCGACGGCCCCGCGCAGGGCGTGCTGCGCACCGAGCCCGTGCTCGAGAAGTGGCAGGCGTTCGGATGGCACGCCATCCGCGTCGACGGCAACGACCTCGGTGCGCTCGTGGATGCGTTCGACGAGGCCCGCTCGGTCGCGCAGCCCGAGGGGCAGCCGCAGGTCATCATCTGCGACACGAAGGTCGGCTCCGGCGTCGAGCTGCTCGAGCAGCGGGAGAAGGCGCACTTCATGCGCATCGAGGAGCACGAGTGGGCGATCTGCCGCGAGCAGCTCACCGCCCGCTACGAGGCAGCCAAGGAGGCAGCACGATGA